A part of Gossypium hirsutum isolate 1008001.06 chromosome A07, Gossypium_hirsutum_v2.1, whole genome shotgun sequence genomic DNA contains:
- the LOC107953292 gene encoding uncharacterized protein, translated as MAATIAARSSFLRPVLRTATASRISFSVPNSSLRSTSTRPSTRLSPLVRRELSTLQPVHSAVASACLVSKLPRDANNCAEGLFANYLSPI; from the exons ATGGCAGCTACAATTGCAGCAAGATCTTCATTTCTTCGTCCAGTCTTAAGAACAGCAACAGCATCAAGAATCTCATTTTCGGTTCCCAATTCTTCACTTCGTTCCACTTCCACTCGTCCTTCTACCCGCCTTTCTCC GTTGGTTCGACGAGAACTGAGCACTCTTCAACCGGTTCACAGTGCGGTTGCATCGGCTTGCCTTGTTTCCAAGCTTCCCCGTGATGCTAACAATTGTGCTGAAG GTCTATTTGCTAACTATCTTAGTCCCATCTAA